The following DNA comes from Microbacterium terregens.
CGCCTCGGTCGAGCAGCGCGATGCGCCCGCGCTGCGCGGCCGACCGGTCATCGTCGGCGGCGGTGTCGTGCTGGCAGCCAGCTACGAGGCGAAAGCCCGCGGCGTGCGAACCGCAATGGGCGGCCGTCAGGCGCGCGAGCTGTGTCCGGATGCTGTGATCGTCCCGCCGCGGATGGACGTGTATTCCGCGGCCAGTCGAGACGTGTTCGCGATCTTCCGCGACACGACACCGCTCGTGGAGGGGCTCTCCATCGACGAGGCGTTCCTCGAGGTAGGTGGCCTCGGACGCATCGCGGGGACACCTGAGCAGATCGCGGCGCGATTGCGTGAGCGGGTTCGTGCGGAGGTCGGACTCGCCATCTCGGTCGGTGTCGCTCGCACCAAATTCCTCGCGAAGGTTGCCAGCGCGGTCAGCAAGCCCGACGGACTGCTCGTGGTCGAACCCGAACGGGAGCAGGCGTTCCTGCACCCGTTGCCTGTCGAACGGCTGTGGGGCGTGGGCGCCGTGACCGCCGAGAAGCTGCACCGGCTCGGCATCCACACGGTCGGCGAGCTGGCCGAGCTCGAAGCCGCGACCGCCGAGAGGCTGCTCGGCAAGGCGACCGGGTCGCACCTGCACGCGCTGGCGCGGCTGCGCGATCCGCGCCCCGTCGACACCACCCGGCGTCGCGGCTCCATCGGCTCCCAGCGCGCGCTCGGCAGCCGCGCGCGCTCGGGGGGCGAGCTCGACCTCCTCCTCACTCAGATCGTGGATCGGCTCGCCCGGCGCCTGCGCGACCGCGAGCGGGCGTGTCGCACGGTGGTGCTGCGCCTCCGCTACGGCGACTTCGCGAAGGCCACCCGATCGCGCACGATGCGCTCCCCCTCCGACCGCACCACGGTGCTGCTCGCCGTTGCACGAGGTCTGCTCGCCGTCGCCCAGCCGGAGATCGCGGCGCGCGGCATCACCCTCATCGGCGTCTCGTTCTCGCAGCTGGTGCGCGCAGACAGCCTTCCGCCGGAGCTGCCGATCGACTGGGAAGACGGGGTGCGCCTCGACGCGGTGCTCGATGCGGTGCGCGATCGCTTCGGCGCGTCTGCGGTCGCCCGGGCCGGGCAACTCGGTCGCGACCCCGGCTGGTCGACCCCGCTGCTGCCGGAACACGAGTGAGCAGACGTCGACTCTGGGCCACGCTGTCGCGACCCGCGCATATTCTGCACTCATGTCGGAGCGTGTCGGACTGTGGTGGGCTCGCCGCCAGTTCTCCAAAGGCGTGGAAGTCCCCTACCCGGTGGGAACCTATCGGGAGGCATGGGGGCAGTTCCCTGCGCTCATACGTCAGTATCACCCCGAGCTCAACGCGGGCATCGTTTTGAGCCAGGTCCCTCCGGCGGCCGACGTGTTGCTGCTGTGGCAGTGCGAAGCGGGCCACCGGTTCGCTGCCACCCCCGACGAGCAGCGCAACCGCCCCGGCCGTGAGCGCCGCCGATCCGCATGGTGCCCCGACTGCGCGGACATCGCGCGGCCGGCCCGGGCTTTGCCGATGCGGGACGCGGTGACCCTTCCTGACCCAGCTGTCCCTGTCGCGGTCGTGAACCCGACAGAGCGCACATTGCTTCGTCCGCGGATGCCGCGGCGAAAGCTCCAGGTGTGCCCGAAGACGCCTGACCTGCCCATCGGCGAACCGTTCCTCTCGGCTTGCGCACCGAAGCCTGCGTCCGCGATCGAAGCGCAGGTGCGTGCCGACCTGTTCGCACGCCTGTCGGTGACGCCGGCGC
Coding sequences within:
- the dinB gene encoding DNA polymerase IV; translation: MRGEATVLHADLDAFYASVEQRDAPALRGRPVIVGGGVVLAASYEAKARGVRTAMGGRQARELCPDAVIVPPRMDVYSAASRDVFAIFRDTTPLVEGLSIDEAFLEVGGLGRIAGTPEQIAARLRERVRAEVGLAISVGVARTKFLAKVASAVSKPDGLLVVEPEREQAFLHPLPVERLWGVGAVTAEKLHRLGIHTVGELAELEAATAERLLGKATGSHLHALARLRDPRPVDTTRRRGSIGSQRALGSRARSGGELDLLLTQIVDRLARRLRDRERACRTVVLRLRYGDFAKATRSRTMRSPSDRTTVLLAVARGLLAVAQPEIAARGITLIGVSFSQLVRADSLPPELPIDWEDGVRLDAVLDAVRDRFGASAVARAGQLGRDPGWSTPLLPEHE
- a CDS encoding zinc-ribbon domain-containing protein, coding for MSERVGLWWARRQFSKGVEVPYPVGTYREAWGQFPALIRQYHPELNAGIVLSQVPPAADVLLLWQCEAGHRFAATPDEQRNRPGRERRRSAWCPDCADIARPARALPMRDAVTLPDPAVPVAVVNPTERTLLRPRMPRRKLQVCPKTPDLPIGEPFLSACAPKPASAIEAQVRADLFARLSVTPALNAVRVARPFFDHVEVWPDFLLPELRVAVEYDSTGRHGLEHVGKRAVADRRKDRALRAARWEVVRIRTGKLEPLGPHDMQMSAWSKKGLERLIDTLRDIRGPLLVDPYLA